In Haloarcula limicola, the genomic stretch CGGCCGTCTCACAGGCGACCGCGCTCGCCGGCGAGAACGCCCGCATCGTCGTGTTGAGCGACTTCGCGGGCGACGCGTGGACCGACACCGTCACGACCGCCCGCGGACGCGGTCTCAGCGTCGACCTCCGGCAGTTCGACGGCGGCGGAAGCGCGAACGTCGGCATCGTCGAACGCCGGTTCTCCGGGTCGGAGGTGACCGTCTCGGTGAAGAACTACGGCGACGAACCCGTGACGCGAACGGTCACACTCGGCGAGGGGAGCGCGCAGGTCGACCTCGGGGCGGGCGACGTCGCGACCGTCACGCTGCCGGTCCCCGCCGGCCGGAGTCGGGTCCGTCTCTCGCCCGGCGATGACTTCCCCGTCGACGACAGCGTCGCCGTCGCCGCCCCCGAGGACCCGACCGTGGACGTGCTGGTGTTGACCAACGACCGCAACCGCTACCTGACGACGGCGCTCTCGGTGGTCGACCAGGTCGACCTCACCGTCGACAGTCCGCCGACGACGGTCGACGACGGCTACGACGTCATCATCTACAGCAACGTCGACCCCGGCTCGCTACTGGCGGGGAACGTCGAGGCGGGCCGCGACGTCGTCGCCGACGGCGGCGGCGTCGCCATCCAGGCACAGCCCGAGATGCCCCAGAAGTACGGCGACCTGCTGTTGCTCGCCCCGGAGGGCGTTCGGGCCGGGTCGACGATCGGGCAGACGAGACAGACGACGCTCACGCGCGGTATCGACTTCCAACCGCCCGACGAATACGTCGGCGGCTCGCTCAAGGACGGCCAGGCGCTGGTCGAACTCGCCGACGGGACGCCGCTCATCGCGACCGCCGACCGAAACGGCGGCCGACTCATGTACTACGGCTACATCGAAGACCGATCGAGTTTCAAGTACAACTACCAGTACCCCGTGTTCTGGAAACGCACCGTCTTCTCGCTGGCCGACCGAGCGCCGCTCTCGGCGCTGAACTACGGGACCGGCGAGCGAGCGCAGTTCGACGCCGACAGCGTCGACGGCCCCGACGGGACCGTCGCCGGGCCGACCGTGACCCTCCAGCGGGCCGGCTTCTACGCGAGCGGCGAGCGCACGGTGAGCGCCGCGCTGCTCGACGAACGAGAGTCCGACGTCGCCGTCGAGGCGCTCGATACCCGCGAGGGCGTCGCCGGAAATCTGACGCGAGAGGAGCGACGGACCGTGCCGAAGCCGCTCACCGAGTACGCCGCGGTCGGCGCGCTGGCGGTGGCGCTCGCCGAGATCGGCTACCTCGGCCGACGGGGTGACCTCTGATGGTGTCGTACACCCTCGCCGACGGCCTGCGGGTCGGCGTCGAGCACCTCTGGCCGCTCGCGGTGCTCCCCGTCGCCGTCGCCCTGCTGACGTATATCGTCGTCTGGGGCGACTACGGCCCGCGGTCGGCCTCGGCGCGGAGCCGCCGGCTCCTGTTCGGGAGCCGCGTGCTCGTGGTGGTCCTCCTCATCGTCGCCGCGATGGGGCCCTACACCGTCCAGACCCGGGAGACGGCGGGCGAGCCGAGCGTGACGCTGCTTGCCGACGAGTCGGCGAGCATGGCGGTCTACCCCAACACGACCGACTCGCTCGTCGGCGATATCGAGGACGAGGGCGTTCCCGTGACGAAGGCGACCGTCGGCAGCGGCAACGACTCCCGCCTCGGCGACGGCATCGCCGCGAACCTCCGGGAGAACGGCACCGTGGTCGTGCTCTCGGACGGGCAGGTGACCGACGGCCGGTCGCTCTCGGCGGCCGCCGACGAGGCCAACGCGCTGAACGCGACGGTCAGCAGCGTGGGTATCTCGCCGACGGAGACGGAACGGGCCGTCAGCATCGCCGGCCCGCAGACGGTCAGCGCCGGTCTCCCGACCGAGTTCACCGTCTCGCTCGGGGCGGTCGAACAGTCCGGGTCCGCGACGGTGACGGTCAGCGTCGACGGCGAGACGGTGACGACCGAGTCGGTCGCGGCCGGCGAGTCCTTCGCCGTCAGCCAGTCCTTCAACGATACCGGCACGCACCGGATGACCGCCCGCGTCGAGGGCGAGGACGTCTACGACGTCAACGACGTCTACTATCGGAGCGTCCGCGTCGTGGAGAAACCCGATTTACTGTACGTTTCGGGCGGTAACTACCCGCTCGGCGACTACCTCGGGGACCTCTACGACGTGACCGAGGCCGAGACGGTCCCCGGCGACCTCGACAACTACTCGGCGGTCGTCGTGCAGGACCGCCCGGCGAACCGCCTCGGCAACGTCAGCGCGCTGCAGGAACACGTCATCGACGGCGGCGGCCTGGTGATGGTCGGCGGCGACAACGCCTACGACAACGGCGGCTACGAGGAGTCGCCCGTCGCCTCCATGCTGCCGGTCAGAGTGGGTAACGCCACCGGCGGGACGGCGAACATCGTCCTCGCCATCGACGTCTCCGGCAGTTCGAAGGAGGGTCTGGGGGTTCAGAAGGCCGTCGCGCTGGACGTCTTAGATCAGTTGGGCGACGAGAACAAGGTCGGCGTCGTCGCGTTCAACTACCGCGCGTTCCGCGTCGCGGAGCTCCAGCAGCTCGGCGGCAACCGCGAGGCCATCGCCGACCGGATCCGCCGACTGCAGAGCGGCGGCGCGACGGACATCGCCGTCGGCCTGCAGGGGGCCGACGAGCTCATGGGCGACGAGGAGGGGACGATCATCCTCCTGAGCGACGGGAACGACTACCTCGGACCGCCCTCGGCCGTCGCCAACCAGCTCGGCCGCGAGGGAACCCGCATCATCGGCGTCGGGGCCGCGAAGCGGGTCAATGAGCCGAAGATGAAGCGGATCGCCAGCGAGTCCGGCGGGTCGTACTTCTCGGCGAGCGAGACCGACCGCCTTCGACTGCTGTTCGGCGGGGGTTC encodes the following:
- a CDS encoding DUF7408 domain-containing protein; this encodes MALSDVFLTPLGLAALLAAVPIIVLYLIRPDPERLELPTFRFLASEQRQQATSPLLERLSRSVLLLVQLVVVLLLAVGLASPYVPVSERATVEETVLVVDTSASMTTADGSGTRFDRAISAAREEVTGTTSVVTTTGGGQVVLQRSPPSEVESTLDGLTATDSPGDLRSAVSQATALAGENARIVVLSDFAGDAWTDTVTTARGRGLSVDLRQFDGGGSANVGIVERRFSGSEVTVSVKNYGDEPVTRTVTLGEGSAQVDLGAGDVATVTLPVPAGRSRVRLSPGDDFPVDDSVAVAAPEDPTVDVLVLTNDRNRYLTTALSVVDQVDLTVDSPPTTVDDGYDVIIYSNVDPGSLLAGNVEAGRDVVADGGGVAIQAQPEMPQKYGDLLLLAPEGVRAGSTIGQTRQTTLTRGIDFQPPDEYVGGSLKDGQALVELADGTPLIATADRNGGRLMYYGYIEDRSSFKYNYQYPVFWKRTVFSLADRAPLSALNYGTGERAQFDADSVDGPDGTVAGPTVTLQRAGFYASGERTVSAALLDERESDVAVEALDTREGVAGNLTREERRTVPKPLTEYAAVGALAVALAEIGYLGRRGDL
- a CDS encoding VWA domain-containing protein codes for the protein MMVSYTLADGLRVGVEHLWPLAVLPVAVALLTYIVVWGDYGPRSASARSRRLLFGSRVLVVVLLIVAAMGPYTVQTRETAGEPSVTLLADESASMAVYPNTTDSLVGDIEDEGVPVTKATVGSGNDSRLGDGIAANLRENGTVVVLSDGQVTDGRSLSAAADEANALNATVSSVGISPTETERAVSIAGPQTVSAGLPTEFTVSLGAVEQSGSATVTVSVDGETVTTESVAAGESFAVSQSFNDTGTHRMTARVEGEDVYDVNDVYYRSVRVVEKPDLLYVSGGNYPLGDYLGDLYDVTEAETVPGDLDNYSAVVVQDRPANRLGNVSALQEHVIDGGGLVMVGGDNAYDNGGYEESPVASMLPVRVGNATGGTANIVLAIDVSGSSKEGLGVQKAVALDVLDQLGDENKVGVVAFNYRAFRVAELQQLGGNREAIADRIRRLQSGGATDIAVGLQGADELMGDEEGTIILLSDGNDYLGPPSAVANQLGREGTRIIGVGAAKRVNEPKMKRIASESGGSYFSASETDRLRLLFGGGSRQYEGQNLTIVTPDTFITSGVTLTANPGQANRVAVKSGADFQVATADGEPAIASWRFGLGRVVSITAYDDDGTLGGLLRKPDSLVVTKSVNYAVGDPARTSTGVTAVSDARVGREATLTYRGENRPSAEDVSIRQVGESVYEGTFTPREVGYHDVLGTEYAANYPAEYGAFGRSQQLESVVEATGGQTFAPDDGAAIARLARQQSTRVRTVRDSWGWLALLAALLVFLAEVVGRRVQVYRGRTTLESGLP